The proteins below come from a single Pleuronectes platessa chromosome 1, fPlePla1.1, whole genome shotgun sequence genomic window:
- the psmc3 gene encoding 26S proteasome regulatory subunit 6A: MASLSDKSVWDEVEDGIGEEVLKMSTDEIVQRTRLLESEIKIMKSEVLRVTHELQAMKDKIKENTEKIKVNKTLPYLVSNVIELLDVDPNDQEEDGANVDLDSQRKGKCAVIKTSTRQTYFLPVIGLVDAEKLKPGDLVGVNKDSYLILETLPTEYDSRVKAMEVDERPTEQYSDIGGLDKQIQELVEAIVLPMNHKEKFENLGIQPPKGVLMYGPPGTGKTLLARACAAQTKATFLKLAGPQLVQMFIGDGAKLVRDAFALAKEKAPSIIFIDELDAIGTKRFDSEKAGDREVQRTMLELLNQLDGFQPNMQVKVIAATNRVDILDPALLRSGRLDRKIEFPMPNEEARARIMQIHSRKMNVSPDVNYEELARCTDDFNGAQCKAVCVEAGMIALRRGATELNHEDYMEGILEVQAKKKANLQYYA; encoded by the exons ATGGCGTCGCTGAGTGACAAGTCGGTTTGGGACGAGGTGGAAGATGGCATCGGGGAAGAAGTTCTGAAAATGTCCACGGACGAGATCGTACAGCGAACTCGGCTCCTGGAAAGCGAGATCAAGATCATGAAGAGCGAGGTGCTGCGGGTGACCCACGAGCTGCAGGCCATGAAGGACAAGATCAAGGAAAACACGGAGAAGATAAAGGTGAACAAAACGCTGCCGTACCTGGTGTCGAACGTCATCGAGCTGCTGGATGTGGACCCCAACGACCAGGAGGAGGACGGGGCCAACGTGGACCTGGACTCCCAGAGGAAAGGAAAGTGCGCCGTCATAAAGACATCGACACGGCAGACCTACTTCCTGCCGGTGATCGGGCTGGTGGACGCCGAGAAGCTGAAGCCCGGAGACCTGGTGGGTGTCAACAAAGACTCCTACCTGATCCTGGAGACCCTACCTACCGAGTACGACTCCAGGGTGAAGGCCATGGAGGTGGACGAGCGCCCCACAGAGCAGTACAGCGATATAGGAGGACTGGACAAGCAGAtccaggagctggtggaggccATAGTCTTGCCCATGAACCACAAGGAGAAGTTTGAAAACCTGGGCATCCAGCCACCCAAGGGGGTCCTGATGTATGGGCCACCTGGTACAGGGAAGACCCTCCTGGCCAGGGCCTGCGCCGCTCAGACCAAGGCCACCTTCCTGAAGCTGGCCGGTCCACAGCTGGTCCAGATGTTCATCGGAGATGGAGCCAAGCTGGTGAGAGACGCTTTCGCCCTGGCCAAAGAGAAGGCtccatccatcatcttcatcgacGAGCTGGACGCCATCGGAACCAAGAGGTTTGACAGCGAGAAGGCGGGAGACAGAGAGGTGCAGAGAACCATGCTGGAGCTGCTCAACCAGCTGGATGGATTTCAGCCCAACATGCAGGTCAAG GTGATTGCGGCCACCAACAGAGTGGACATCTTGGACCCTGCTCTGCTCCGTTCAGGTCGTCTCGACAGGAAGATCGAGTTCCCCATGCCCAACGAAGAGGCCAGAGCTCGCATCATGCAGATTCACTCCCGCAAGATGAACGTCAGTCCGGACGTCAACTACGAGGAGCTGGCTCGCTGCACCGACGACTTCAACGGAGCCCAGTGCAAAGcggtgtgtgtggaggctggTATGATCGCGCTGCGTCGTGGAGCCACAGAGCTGAACCATGAGGATTACATGGAGGGAATCCTGGAGGTCCAGGCCAAGAAGAAGGCCAATCTCCAGTACTACGCCTGA
- the rab4a gene encoding ras-related protein Rab-4A gives MSESYDFLFKFLVIGNAGTGKSCLLHQFIEKRFKDESNHTIGVEFGSKIISVVNKMVKLQIWDTAGQERFRSVTRSYYRGAAGALLVYDITSRETYNALTTWLSDARMLASQNIVIILCGNKKDLDADREVTFLEASRFAQENELMFLETSALTGENVEEAFVQCARKILNKIESGELDPERMGSGIQYGDAALRQLRSPRRAQPQGTQECGC, from the exons ATGTCGGAGTCTTACG ATTTCCTGTTTAAGTTCCTGGTGATTGGAAATGCTGGAACAGGCAAATCCTGTCTGCTGCACCAGTTCATTGAGAAGCGGT ttaAAGATGAATCCAACCACACAATCGGAGTGGAATTTGGTTCAAAGATCATCAGCGTGGTCAATAAAATGGTCAAACTGCAGATTTGGGATACTGCAGGACAAGAAAGGTTCAG gtctgTAACCAGGAGTTactacagaggagcagcaggagccctGTTGGTGTATGATATCACCAG TCGAGAGACGTACAATGCTCTGACCACATGGCTGAGCGATGCCAGGATGCTGGCCAGTCAGAACATTGTAATCATCCTGTGTGGAAACAAGAAAGACCTGGACGCTGACAGAGAGGTCACCTTCCTGGAGGCGTCGCGTTTTGCTCAGGAGAACG agctgATGTTCCTGGAGACCAGTGCTCTAACAGGGGAGAACGTTGAAGAGGCTTTTGTCCAGTGTGCTCGGAAAATTCTCAACAAGATTGAGTCAG GAGAGCTGGACCCAGAGAGGATGGGCTCAGGAATCCAGTACGGTGACGCTGCGTTACGACAGCTCCGCTCTCCTCGTCGTGCTCAGCCGCAGGGCACCCAGGAGTGTGGCTGCTAG
- the phf10 gene encoding PHD finger protein 10, whose protein sequence is MAAVLPVRPPCDSNPATPGAQTIKGEVTEEESNDGSQPPKRRRMGSGDSSRSCDTSSQDLGPTYFPAENLTEYKWPSDDMGEYYMLQEQVSEYLGVTSFKRKYPDMERRDLSHKEKLYLREQNVITETQCTLGLTALRSDEVIDLMIKEYPAKHGEYSVILQERERQRIAKEYSQMQQQNPQKVEASKVPEYIKKAAKKAAEFNINFNRERMEERRAYFDLQTHIIQVPQGRFKVLAPELTKTGPYPVALIPGQFQDYYKRYSPNELRYLPLNTALFEPPLDPDLPALDSEPDSDDAEDGKDEKKKNSSDSSSGNTSDVESQEGGGHKAKAKDRTSTPGKDGSLRHSASHKATPGYKPKVIPNAICGICQKGKEANRRGKPEALIHCSQCDNSGHPSCLDMSTGLVSEIQTYRWQCMECKTCTVCQQPHHEDEMMFCDKCDRGYHTFCVGMDSIPNGLWVCEVCSKSITTPKKKGGAKTPKKSKSAQK, encoded by the exons ATGGCTGCTGTACTTCCAGTCAGGCCGCCCTGCGACAGCAACCCCGCAACTCCCGGAGCACAAACCATAAAG GGGGAGGTTACAGAAGAAGAGTCCAATGATGGAAGCCAACCTCCCAAAAGACGGAGGATGGGTTCAGGGGACAGCTCCAGAAGCTGCGATACCTCCAGCCAAGACCTCGG CCCGACATATTTCCCAGCAGAGAATCTGACAGAGTACAAATGGCCGTCAGATGACATGGGAGAGTATTACATGCTTCAGGAGCAGGTCAGCGAATATCTGGGAGTCACCTCATTCAAGAGAAAGTATCCTG ATATGGAGAGGAGAGACTTGTCCCATAAAGAGAAGCTTTACCTGCGTGAACAGAATGTCATCACTGAAACACAGTGTACTCTGG GTCTGACAGCTCTGCGGAGTGACGAGGTGATAGATCTGATGATAAAGGAGTATCCAGCCAAACACGGAGAGTATTCAGTCATactacaggagagagagagacaaagaataGCTAAAGAGTACTCT CAAATGCAGCAGCAGAATCCTCAGAAGGTGGAGGCCAGTAAGGTTCCTGAGTACATAAAGAAGGCAGCGAAAAAAGCTGCAGAGTTCAACATTAACTTCAACAGGGAGCGTATGGAAGAGAGGAGAGCTTACTTTGACCTCCAGACACAT ATCATCCAGGTGCCTCAAGGAAGGTTCAAGGTGCTGGCTCCAGAGCTGACCAAGACGGGGCCTTACCCTGTGGCTCTTATACCAGGACAGTTCCAAGACTACTACAAAAG GTATTCTCCCAATGAGCTGCGATATCTGCCGCTGAACACAGCTCTGTTTGAACCTCCACTGGATCCAGACCTCCCAGCACTGGACTCTGAGCCCGACTCGGACGACGCAGAGGAtggaaaagatgaaaaaaagaagaactcATCT GACAGTTCTTCAGGCAACACATCAGACGTGGAGAGCCAGGAGGGAGGCGGACACAAGGCCAAGGCCAAAGACAGGACATCCACCCCAGGCAAAGACGGCAGCCTGCGCCACTCAGCCTCCCACAAAGCCACCCCAGGGTACAAG CCTAAGGTCATTCCCAATGCTATATGTGGCATTTGCCAGAAGGGTAAAGAGGCCAACAGGAGAGGCAAACCAGAGGCTCTCATTCACTGCTCCCAATGTGATAACAGTG GTCACCCGTCCTGCCTGGACATGAGCACGGGGCTGGTGAGTGAGATCCAGACGTACCGTTGGCAGTGTATGGAGTGTAAGACCTGCACCGTGTGCCAGCAGCCGCACCACGAGGACGAGATGATGTTCTGTGACAAATGTGATCGAGGTTACCACACGTTCTGCGTGGGCATGGACTCCATTCCCAACG GGCTTTGGGTTTGTGAAGTGTGCAGCAAATCTATTACCACACCCAAGAAGAAGGGAGGAGCCAAAACACCTAAGAAGTCAAAGTCAGCTCAAAAATGA
- the psmb1 gene encoding proteasome subunit beta type-1, which produces MISSQSFGESGKMKEYHYSGPVEQRFSPYSFNGGTVLAVAGEDFAIVASDTRLSEGYSIHSRDSPKCYKLTDTTVIGCSGFHGDCLTLTKIIDARLKTYKHSNNKTMTSGAIAAMLSTILYGRRFFPYYVYNIIGGLDEHGKGAVYSFDPVGSYQRDTYKAGGSASAMLQPLLDNQIGFKNMEGVEHVPLTQDKAVQLVKDVFISAAERDVYTGDALRICIITKEGIKEQTIPLRKD; this is translated from the exons ATGATTTCATCACAGTCGTTTGGAGAATCGGGCAAAATGAAGGAGTATCATTACAGTGGTCCCGTAGAGCAGCGCTTCTCACCGTACTCTTTCAACGGAGG aacTGTACTGGCTGTTGCCGGGGAGGACTTCGCCATCGTAGCCTCAGACACTCGGCTGAGTGAAGGCTACTCAATCCACAGTCGGGACTCACCAAAATGCTACAAGCT GACCGACACAACAGTCATCGGCTGCAGCGGTTTCCATGGAGACTGCCTGACTCTGACCAAAATCATTGATGCCAGACTAAAG acatacaaacactcaaacaacaAGACAATGACATCTGGAGCCATCGCAGCCATGTTGTCAACCATCCTGTATGGCAGGAGGTTCTTCCCCTACTACGTATACAACATCATTGGAGGACTGGATGAGCATG GTAAGGGAGCAGTGTACAGTTTTGACCCAGTGGGCTCTTATCAGAGAGACACCTACAAGGCTGGAGGATCTGCAAGTGCCATGCTACAGCCGCTGCTTGACAACCAG ATTGGTTTTAAGAACATGGAGGGTGTGGAGCATGTCCCTCTGACTCAGGACAAGGCAGTGCAGCTGGTCAAAGATGTCTTCATCTCGGCTGCGGAGAGGGATGTCTACACCGGAGACGCCCTTCGGATCTGCATCATTACTAAGGAGGGCATTAAGGAGCAGACAATACCTCTGAGGAAAGACTGA
- the ccsapb gene encoding centriole, cilia and spindle-associated protein: MVTKRIRSEYMKKFKDPKWETYTKCYEEMLKYRLTRRLLEQTHNPWFWSGSDSDSDSAGRSPPPPPIKNQVQDETELEECQGARTDKQPELHDSPAGPVPRLHIHEQENGGSQLDGVKQRRVPEEEREEQRASSRGSKHLAVSHRVRDQDAGQHRSQQSKPPKFSKQTWVSHRVRPAPSRQPKEESKGSRHSFALYASGEKHADIGAMKTHNVGPTASTTEIHESALRAKTRREVERQIQTHRAERRKAKSVELDKPRKVVQPEFNPWITEYMRCFSAR, from the exons ATGGTGACCAAGAGGATACGCTCGGAGTACATGAAGAAATTCAAAGACCCCAAATGGGAGACCTACACCAAGTGTTATGAGGAGATGCTGAAGTACAGGCTGACACGCCGGCTgctggagcaaacacacaacccctGGTTCTGGAGCGGCTCAGACAGTGATTCAGACTCAGCTGGAAGAagtcctccccctcctcccattAAAAACCAGGTACAGGATGAAACCGAGCTGGAGGAGTGTCAAGGGGCGAGGACGGACAAACAGCCGGAGCTGCACGACAGCCCTGCAGGGCCTGTACCCAGACTTCACATTCACGAGCAGGAAAATGGAG GCTCCCAGCTTGATGGTGTCAAACAGAGGAGAGtaccagaggaggagagggaggagcagagagccaGCAGCAGAGGCAGTAAACACTTAGCAGTTTCCCACAGAGTGCGAGACCAAG acgCTGGACAGCACCGATCGCAGCAGAGTAAACCTCCCAAATTCTCAAAACAAACGTGGGTCTCCCATCGCGTCAGACCTGCACCTTCACGGCAGCCAAAGGAGGAGAGTAAGGGCAGCAGACACTCTTTCGCTCTGTACGCCTCTGGAGAGAAGCATGCAGACATCGGGGCCATGAAGACGCACAACGTCGGCCCTACAGCTTCGACAACTGAG ATCCACGAGTCGGCTCTACGCGCTAAGACCAGGCGGGAGGTGGAGCGTCAGATCCAGACCCACAGAGCGGAGCGCCGGAAAGCCAAGTCTGTTGAGCTGGACAAGCCCAGGAAGGTGGTTCAACCTGAGTTCAACCCCTGGATCACTGAGTACATGCGCTGCTTCTCTGCTCGCTAA